The Rhodoferax ferrireducens T118 DNA segment AACAATATGACAGAGGGACAATACGCCAACCATCCCGACTTCAAGGGCACTGGCGATGGACAAAGCCTGTGGCAAACGTGTGTTGATCAACTGGCGCAGGAACTCCCGGAACAGCAGTTCAACACCTGGATCAAACCACTATCGGCGCAGGTCACAGACGACCTTGCCCAAATCACCATCTTTGTTGCCAACCGGTTCAAGCTGGATTGGATCAGAGCCCAATACAGCAAACGTATCACCAGCCTGCTGGAAATGTTTTCGGGCCAAACCATACATTTGGAGTTAGCGCTTGCTCCCCGCGAGATTTTTGTCAGGAGCCAACTTACTCATCGTTCGATGGAACCCATTCCGATGGACGGCGTGGCCGAATTGGGAGAGGACCGAAACCCGAGCAGTCTTAAAAACCGGCTCAACACGGCCCTGACCTTCGACACCCTGATTGAAGGGACCGCTAACCGCATGGCACGTGCAGCGGCGATGCACGTCGCGGGCATGCCGGGACACCTGTACAACCCGCTTTTCATCTACGGCGGTGTTGGCTTGGGCAAGACTCATTTGATGCACGCCGTCGGCAATCGGCTGCTGGCTGATCAGCCAAATGCCAAAGTTCTCTACATCCATGCCGAGCAATTTGTATCTGATGTGGTTAAGGCTTATCAGCGCAAGACTTTTGATGAATTTAAAGAGCGTTACCACTCACTGGATTTGTTGCTGATTGATGACGTCCAGTTTTTTGCCAATAAAGAACGTACGCAAGAAGAATTTTTCAACGCCTTCGAGGCTTTGCTGGCCAAAAAGTCGCACATCGTGATGACCAGCGACACTTATCCGAAAGGCCTGACGGACATCCATGAACGCCTGGTGTCACGCTTTGATTCCGGACTGACGGTGGCGATCGAACCCCCCGAGCTGGAAATGCGGGTCGCTATTTTGATCAACAAGGCACGGGTTGAGGGCATTGTGATGCCGGAAGAGGTGGCTTTTTTCGTGGCCAAGAATGTGCGCTCCAATGTGCGCGAACTCGAAGGCGCGTTACGCAAAATTCTGGCCTACTCCCGGTTCAACCAGAAAGATATCTCGATCTTGCTGGCACGCGAGGCGTTGCGCGACCTGCTCTCGATCCAGAATCGCCAGATTTCAGTCGAAAACATCCAGAAAACTGTGGCTGACTACTACAAGATAAAAATTGCGGATATGTACTCCAAGAAACGGCCGGCCAGCATCGCCCGGCCGCGCCAGATTGCCATGTACCTGGCCAAGGAACTGACACAAAAAAGTCTTCCCGAAATTGGCGAATTGTTTGGTGGACGCGACCACACCACTGTCTTGCATGCGGTCCGAAAGATCGGCGGTGAGCGCCAGCAAATGACCGAGTTGAACCAGCAGCTTCATGTGCTGGAGCAGACGCTCAAAGGCTGACTACGGGAATAAAAATGGGAAAATGGCAAAGTTAAAAATTTTTGCCCCCCCTATTTGTTAATGATTTGAATTGCAGATATTAAAAAGAGGTTGACATGATCGTTCTGAAGGCAACACAAGACAAGGTTTTATCGGTTTTGCAATCGGTAGCGGGCATCGTTGAACGTCGGCACACGCTGCCTATCCTGGCCAATGTGCTGATCCGCAAAACAGGCACTTCGCTGCAACTGACCACCAGCGATCTCGAAATTCAGATTCGCACCACGGCAGAGCTCGATGGTGACACAGGCGATTTCACCACCGTGGGGGCGCGCAAGTTGATTGATATTTTGCGCACCATGCCCGCGGATCAAACCGTGTCACTGGAGTCAAGTGCCGCCAAGCTCATCCTCAAGGGTGGCAAGAGTCGGTTCACGCTGCAAACCATGGCCGCCGAGGACTTTCCGCTGGTGCAGGAAGCGGCCAGCTTCGGCCCGGTGTTCAGTGTGCCGCAAAAAACGTTGAAAGACCTGCTGAGCCAGGTCTCATTTGCCATGGCGGTGCATGACATCCGCTACTATTTGAACGGCATTCTGTTCGTCGCCGAAGGTAGCCAACTCAGTCTGGTGGCCACCGACGGTCACCGCCTGGCCTTCGCTTCGGCCACGCTGGATGTGGAAGTGCCCAAGCAGGAAGTGATTCTGCCGCGCAAAACCGTCATTGAACTGCAGCGTTTGCTCTCTGACACCCAGGGCGCCATTGAGATGCAGTTTGCCAACAACCAAGCCAAGTTCAGCTTCGATGGCATGGAGTTTGTTACCAAGCTGGTCGAAGGTAAGTTCCCGGACTACAACCGGGTTATTCCCAAAAACCACCAGAACAGCATCACACTGGGCCGCAGCGCTTTGCTGGCAACATTGCAGCGCACCGCCATCCTGACCAGTGAAAAATTCAAAGGGGTGCGCCTGAACATTGACCCCGGCACGCTGCGGGTGGCGTCCAACAACGCCGAGCAGGAAGAGGCGGTAGATGAGCTCGATATTGATTATGGCGGCGACAGCATCGAGATCGGTTTCAATGTGACCTATCTGATTGATGCGCTGGCCAATATGAGCCAGGACATGGTGCGGCTGGAACTGTCTGACGGAAACAGTTCAGCCTTGTTCACCATTCCCGACAACGCCACCTTCAAATACGTGGTGATGCCGATGCGAATTTGACGCTGCAAAGTTTGTAGCAGCACAACATCCAAACCCGCAGTGGAGAAGAAGTCCAGTGCAGGTTGGGTCATTCAAAAATTTGAGAAATCGTTGAAAAGTTAGCCATGACCGAAGAAAACAAGCCAGTTCAGCCCCCCGAGAACGAGGTCAACGGCGAAGATGCCGTTCATACAGGTGAAGGCGCCAGCGACAGCTCCAACTTTCAGCCCACCATTGATGCACACCAGATCGGTGCCTCCGAGGCCTATGGAGAAGGCTCGATTCAAATTCTGGAAGGGCTGGAGGCGGTGCGCAAGCGCCCCGGCATGTACATCGGCGACACCTCGGATGGCACCGGCTTGCACCACTTGGTGTTCGAGGTGGTGGACAACTCGATTGACGAGTCATTGGCCGGGCACTGTGACGACATTCTGGTCACCATCCACTCCGACAACTCAGTCAGCGTGGTCGACAACGGGCGCGGTATTCCAACCGGCGTCAAAATGGACGACAAGCACGAGCCCAAGCGCAGTGCGGCTGAGATTGCCCTGACCGAATTGCATGCAGGCGGCAAGTTCAATCAAAACAGCTACAAAGTCTCCGGTGGCCTGCACGGCGTCGGTGTGAGCTGCGTCAACGCCCTGTCCAAAATGTTGCGCCTGACCATCCGCCGCGATGGCAAGGTACATGTGATGGAGTTCAGCAGAGGGTTTGTGCAGAACCGCGTCACCGAGGTGGTGAACGGCGTGGAAGTTTCGCCCATGAAGGTGATTGGCACAACCGAAAAGCGCGGCACCGAGGTGCACTTTCTGCCGGACTCTGAAATCTTCCAGCAAAACAGTGATTTTCACTACGAAATCCTGAGCAAACGCCTGCGTGAGCTGA contains these protein-coding regions:
- the dnaN gene encoding DNA polymerase III subunit beta, whose product is MIVLKATQDKVLSVLQSVAGIVERRHTLPILANVLIRKTGTSLQLTTSDLEIQIRTTAELDGDTGDFTTVGARKLIDILRTMPADQTVSLESSAAKLILKGGKSRFTLQTMAAEDFPLVQEAASFGPVFSVPQKTLKDLLSQVSFAMAVHDIRYYLNGILFVAEGSQLSLVATDGHRLAFASATLDVEVPKQEVILPRKTVIELQRLLSDTQGAIEMQFANNQAKFSFDGMEFVTKLVEGKFPDYNRVIPKNHQNSITLGRSALLATLQRTAILTSEKFKGVRLNIDPGTLRVASNNAEQEEAVDELDIDYGGDSIEIGFNVTYLIDALANMSQDMVRLELSDGNSSALFTIPDNATFKYVVMPMRI
- the dnaA gene encoding chromosomal replication initiator protein DnaA, with the protein product MTEGQYANHPDFKGTGDGQSLWQTCVDQLAQELPEQQFNTWIKPLSAQVTDDLAQITIFVANRFKLDWIRAQYSKRITSLLEMFSGQTIHLELALAPREIFVRSQLTHRSMEPIPMDGVAELGEDRNPSSLKNRLNTALTFDTLIEGTANRMARAAAMHVAGMPGHLYNPLFIYGGVGLGKTHLMHAVGNRLLADQPNAKVLYIHAEQFVSDVVKAYQRKTFDEFKERYHSLDLLLIDDVQFFANKERTQEEFFNAFEALLAKKSHIVMTSDTYPKGLTDIHERLVSRFDSGLTVAIEPPELEMRVAILINKARVEGIVMPEEVAFFVAKNVRSNVRELEGALRKILAYSRFNQKDISILLAREALRDLLSIQNRQISVENIQKTVADYYKIKIADMYSKKRPASIARPRQIAMYLAKELTQKSLPEIGELFGGRDHTTVLHAVRKIGGERQQMTELNQQLHVLEQTLKG